GCAATTTATCAAATTAGCTACAGAAAATGGTTGTAATTTAACAGCAGAGGAACTTGCCTGGTTTTTAATTACAAGGAAACAGATTTGGGATACTTTTGACTTAGCACAAAAAACACCATCACTCAAAGAAGAATTGCTCGCAGCTAAAAATCCGCAAGATTTTATCAAAATAGCGGCAGAGAATGGGTACTATTTTTCTGTAAAAGAATTGGCTTGGCTTTTAACTGAACTCAAGTCATTTTCTGAATTAGTACCCATTAACAACAGCGTAGGTGAGATTCTCACAGTCTCGAACTACGGCAAAATTGAAATAGGATACTGGATTTGGCTAGCAGAAGACTGGGGAATTGTGCCACCATTCTGTCATTTAGATCAGCCTGATACTCGCCTAACCCAATATACGCCTAATCCTTTTTTGCCCGATCGCTGTTTCTTACCCAAGAGCTACTTTAATCAACGTCTGTTGAGTCTGGTGTAGTATCCAGAAATGGGAGCAGGGGAGCAGGGGTGCAGGGGAGCAGGGGAGCAAGATAATAATTATTCTCCCTCATCCCCCTCATCTCCCTCATCTCCCCCATCCCCCCCATCTTTGAATACAACTCAGTAACAACTGTTGGTAGTGGTTAAATATAAATACAGTGAAGCATCCTAAAATCTAGGATGCTTCACAATAAAAAGTTGAATTGTTGCATAAGCAACAATACTTAAGTAGATGTAACGTATTAGCTAGCAGAAACCTTTAAACTACTAGGTTGTCCTAGATTACCTTGCAAAACCACACTCCGTTGATTGGCATAGAGATGACGCAGAATCTTGTAAATTGCCTCAACTTGGTCAGCAGCGCCTGCTTTATCGGCAATTTCTTCCAAGGAAAGGGGAGTTTTTTCTTTTTGTAAGACTGCTAATACTCGTGTTTGCAAGTCAAGAATGACCGCAGCAGCTTTTTTGCCAGCTTCCACCCCTGGTTGATGGTAGGCGTTGATGTTGACTAGGCTGGCGTAGAAACCAACAGCCCGTTCATACAAAGCAATTAGCGCCCCGACAGTTCTGGCGTTCACTTGAGGAATAGTAACTGTAATCGAATCGCGCTGATTTTCATAAAGCGCTTGTCGAGTTCCTTGGAGAAAACCAGAAAGATAATCGCCTCCTGTGACTCCAGGATCAATTTCTGGAGATGATCCGTTACGGTCTTCCAAAACTTCGATTAAGGTAGCAAAGAAATTCGGTACACCTTCACGCAACTGCTGCACGTAAGCGTGTTGGTCTGTTGAACCTTTGTTACCATAAACAGCGATGCCTTGATGGACAACGTTGCCGTCTAAGTCTTTTTCCTTACCCAGAGATTCCATCACCAGCTGTTGCAAATAGCGGCTGAACAACAGCAAGCTGTCCTTATATGGCAGGACAACCATGTCTTTTTCACCCCGTCCATTGCCAGAAAAATACCATGATAAAGCCAACAGGGCAGCTGGGTTATTTTTCACATCCAGGACGCGGGTAGCGTCATCCATTTCTTTTGCGCCTTCTAGCATGGCGCGAACATCAATACCCTGTAAAGCTGCTGGAACTAGCCCCACAGCAGACATTTCAGAGGTGCGTCCTCCCACCCAGTCATACATGGGAAACCTGGCTAACCAACCTTCAGACTGAGCCACTTTATCTAAATTGCTATCAGGGCTAGTAATAGCTACAGCATATTGAGCAAAGTCCAAATTGTGCCCAGCATAGGCTTTTTTGACCTCAATCATGCCATTGCGGGGTTCTGGTGTGCCACCTGATTTAGAGATGACTAACACCAAAGTGCTGGCAAGGTTGTTTCGCAGATGATTGAGAGTGCGGTCAATACCTGCGGGATCACTGTTGTCGATAAAGTGAATTTTTAGGGGTGGGAAATCAGGCGCTAAAGCTTCAGCTACAAATTGGGGGCCCAGAGCAGAACCACCGATACCAATGGAAATCACATCAGTAAAGCGGCTTGCTCTAGGAGGATGAATAGCACCTGTTTGGACTTTTTCAGCAAAGGCTTCGATTTTTTCTAGAGTTTGGACAATTTCTTGTGTAAGCTCTGGAGTGGGTGCTAGATCGGGATTTCGCAGCCAGTAGTGACCAACCATGCGGTTTTCGTCAGGGTTAGCGATCGCACCCTTTTCTAATTCCGCCATATCCGCAAACGCTTTGTCAAACTTCGGCTGCAACGACTCCACAAAAGCGTCATCAAAACGCATCCGACTTACATCTAGATAAAGTCCTAATCCCTCGTGGAAATATAACCAATTTTGGTATCGTTGCCAAAGTGCCCTTGCATCCATAGGGAAATCTCAAGTAAAGTGTTTTTCCAAAACAAGTTTAATTTAAGGATAGAGCCATCCCTGCCTAGCCTTATACAGTTTACAGTTTTAAGTGTTGGTCTAACTCTTTAGCTTAAACATCTGGCATAGGGATGACCCGCAAAAATTTGACAATTTCACCCCTAATTTCTATACCAATAAGATACTTATCTATAGTAAAGCGATGAAAAATACCCTCACTATCAAGCTGCCGCAGTTCTGGAAGACTATGCAGTAGTCCCTTTTGGGCAAACTCCAAAAACACAAAATCATATACCCGCTGGTAGGCAACGGGTTCTAAACTTCTCAAGTCTATCAAAAAAGACCTGGCGTACCGCACTTCCAGATTCACTAGGCGTCACCTTTACTAGGGACTGAGCATTAGGCATTGGGGATTGGGGATAGAGAACAGTTATCAGCAAAGAATTTGATAACTGATAACTGGTTTAAGTACCCAGTCCCCAGTCCCCAGTACCCAGTACCCAGTCCCCAGTCCCCAGTCCCCAGTCCCTTTTTCATTACTGATTCAGACGAACATTAGCACACGTATTGCTTCTTCTTGGGTTAAAATGTCCCACGGTTGCTGGAATTGTTTAACGTTTTGTATTTCTTTTAGCATGTAAAAGTCGCAATGCAAAGCGTGGACAGAATTCCAAACGCTATCGAGTTCTTCATCGCCTAACTGCTCGATTAAGTGATGGATTCTAATTCGTAGTAAATTCATGTATCAATAAAATATTACCCAAAACTCAAAGGTATTGTTCCCAGAAATTGGTCATAGTTAACGGCAAGATTATATTATCTTCAAGCAGGGGAGCAGGGGAGCAGGGGGGCAGGGGGGCAGGGGAGCAGGGGAGCAGGGGAGCGGGGGGGATGGGGAGAGGGGGAGAATAACTATTGACTATTGACTATTGACTATTGACTATTGACTAAATTATGGTTGACTATCTCATCTTTTTGACAATTTCTACGGCAATCCTTGCCCTGTTTAGCTTGGGACTCAATTTACAGTGGGGCTTTACGGGGTTAATTAACTTTGGCCATGTTGCTTTTATGACCTTAGGGGCTTATACGACAGTATTGTTAAGCTTAAAAGGTGTGCCTCTATTTATATCAGCAGTAATTGGGGCTATAGTAGCAGCAATGCTAGGCTTGGTAATTGGTTTCGCAACTCTACGCTTGCGGGAAGATTATCTAGCAATTGTCACTATCGGGACAGGAGAACTAATTCGTTTGGTACTCAACAACCAAGAATTACCTGTAGGTGACACCTGGGTGTCCGGGGCGTTTGGGGTACAAAGTTATCCTATACCTTTAACGACAGAACCGAATTTGTTTTTTCGACTGGTGATGATTGGACTGCTGACGCTACTGGCTGCTGTGACTTTCTTTATGTTGTGGCGATGGATTCGTCAGGCAAAAATATCCATAGTTGCTGATTCATCTCAAGAAATAGTTAGCAAGCAAGAATTTACAACGCGCTTGGGTGTGGCTATTGTCTTAAGCCTGTTAACGGCTGCGATTTATATTTCTGGAGTTATCACCCTGTATAATTACAACCCCAAAGGGGGTTTGATGCTGTTGTCACTGTTGATATTAGCATTTATATTTTGGCGGTTGGCAATTTTGGTGCGATCGCCTTGGGGTCGAGTCCTCAAAGCTATCCGCGAAGATGAAGAAGTCCCGAAGGCAATGGGCAAAAATGTCTTTTGGTATAAAGTACAATCTCTCATGCTAGGGGGTGCGATCGCCGGTATCGCCGGTGCTTTCTACGCATGGCAACTCAGCGCTATTTACCCTGATAAGACTTTTGAACCGCAGGTAACTTTTGATGCTTGGATTATGGTAATTATCGGCGGTTCTAGTAATAATATCGGCACTATCTTAGGTGCGGTGATCTTTATTGCTTACGATGCCATCACGCGCGAAGTTATGCCCAGAATTATCCCCCTTGATGAAGCGCGTCTGGGTGCATTTCGCATCATGGTTATCGGTCTAATTTTGATGGTGCTGATGATTTGGCGTCCTCAAGGTATCTTAGGGAAAAAGGAGGAACTCACACTTGGTAAATAACCAGTTTCATCAATCATCCTCACTTCCTTTATTGGTAGCCACGGGACTTTGTAAAAGCTTTGGTGGTATCAAAGCTGTATATAATGCCAACATTGAAGTTAACAAAGGCAGCATTACTGGCTTGATTGGGCCAAATGGTGCTGGTAAAACCACTTTATTTAACTTACTCTCAAACTTCATTCGCCCAGATAAGGGACGAGTAATTTTTGATGGCGAACCGATTCATCACTTACAACCATATCAAATTGCTCAGCAGGGAATAGTACGTACCTTTCAGGTTCCCCGTACTCTCTCGCGGTTGTCGGTGTTAGATAATATGCTCCTGGCGGCACAAAAACAAACAGGTGAAAATTTTTGGCAAGTGCAGTTGCAACCACATATCGTTGCCAAAGAAGAAAAGCAACTGCAAGAACAAGCAATGTCTCTGTTAGCAGCCGTGGGTTTAGCAAAAAAAGCACACGACTATGCTGGTAGTTTATCAGGGGGACAACGCAAGCTGCTGGAAATGGGACGGGCACTGATGACTAATCCTAAGTTAATTTTGTTAGATGAACCAGCAGCCGGGGTGAATCCAAAACTGATTGATGATATATGCGATCGCATTATTACCTGGAACCGCCAAGATGGCATGACATTTCTGATTATTGAACACAATATGGATGTGATTATGTCATTGTGCGATCGCGTTTGGGTGCTTGCAGAAGGGCAAAATTTAGCTGATGGTGCCCCAACAGAAATTCAGACTAATCCTAAAGTTCTCGAAGCATATTTGGGAAAATAGTCAGTTGTCAGTTGTCAGTTGTTTTATCTCCCCCATTTCCCTCATTTCTCCTGCTCCCCTGCTCCCTATCTCCCCTGCCCCCCCGCTCCCCTGCTCCCCATCCCCCCTGCTCCCCTGCTCCCCATCCCACCACTACATCTCTGTAATACGGCAATAAACTCCATTCTCTCGCTGCATTAACTGGTAACTAATCAATTCCCGCCGCAAGGTAGCGCAGTCGGGATGGTAGCGCTTGAGAATTTCATTCATTGTGCGTTCGGGGTAGTGAACCCTTGGGTCAAATTTGCTTGCTAACCACTTGAGTATTACTAAGCGCTTTTTACGGCTAGCAGGAATTTCTTTGAGGCGTTGAACTCCCTCCAAACTGGTAATATCAACCTCCAAATAACTTTTTAGAACTTTGTTTTCCCAGGCTTCAGTATCCACATCTTCGATCAAAGATGCCATTTTTTCAGGTGTAAAAATTTCCTTGCTGATATTTTGCAAAGCTTCGTTATCCAATTGATACAAACGGCTATTACCTTCAGGGCGCATAGTTACCAAATTTAGTTCCTTGAGTTTGGCTAGATGGTGGGATACTGTTGGCTCCTTGAGTTGCATGAGTGCCGCCAATTCTTCAACGCTGCACTCCTGAGTCGCCAGGATACCCACAATCTTCAATCGGCTTTCGTCAGCTAAGGCTTTGAAAAATTGCAGCAGGGTCTGAAACTGTTCTCTTTTCATAATTTGTTATCTATAATCCGACCTCAATCTAATTAGAAAGAAATCAAATTAGTCGTGCTGTTTTCATCCGATGTAGCAAAAGCTTTGCTTCGGTGAATCGTGAATTAATGTTAATTTTGTAATTCGTTTTGTAAATTATTGAGATTTCTTAATTTGTTCTTTACATTTCGCTATGTGACGACAGGCATTAATTAGGAACAGATATCAAGGGAATATCCTCAAGCCAAGTACCTGACTTGTGCAAGTAGCTAAATTATTGTTGAGTATAGACTAAAGTAGCTGCACATCACTTTGCAAAGGGGATAAATTTCTACCAGGATAAAAAATAGACGAACTGTAATCACTGCAAGTACTTTGATATATTTTTGAGCTTCAAAAAGACCACTCTTATAAGTAATTTATTGATTAGGTATTAAAAATTCAAAATAGCAGGATAAGCCCATGCTTATTTCCTATTGACAAACCTTGAAAGGGCTAGTCCTACTTATACTCTCTTGCCAGAGCCGATACACTGCGCGGCTAACTTTACCAGAGAGAACATTAAAACAGCTTAGGGAAGCGATCGCTACAGTAACTAATTTTAAACTATACTTTAACTCAGTAATAATACTAGTTATGAAACAAGGTAACTTTTGTGAATAGCATGAAAAATCTACTAAGTGCTGTCAAATCTTATCTCTGTACAGGATTACCTGTACTCCGCATTGACAAAATTGCCGTACCTGAACCCTCTTCCACATCAGGTTTATTAATGGTTTGCCTTTCATATCAAGTTCGGCTAATTACTTACGATCTAGTCGGTTTGCTTGGTAATAGGTAATACTCAAAACCAATTACCAATTACCAATTACCAATTCCCAATTACCAATTCCCAATTACCGACCTCCACAGATATCATAAGTGTTTAAACGGACATGATATCAAGCTTAATTTTGATGCTCAAGCATAAGCAGAAATCAACCAGTAGTATTACAGCCATCAAATAGGACGAAATGTCAAGATTTTTGCTTAAAAGAAAGTAGAAGCAATTCATGAATTGCTCCTACTTTTTGCCCGTACTTCACTCAGATGTAAACCGCTATATTTGTTCTTTAAATGCAAAATTTTACATCGATTTAACTAAATTGCTCACCTGCATCTAGGTTAAACAACATTTGCAGGGTTTGCATACAGCGCCGTCTGGCCTCAACATCCTGCTGCGATCGCAATTGCACCATTGGATCATGTAAAATTTTGTTAACTATTCCTCTTGTTAAGGCTTCGATCACTTCTTGATGTTTTTCGGCGAATTCTGAACCCAAACGCGACAAAGCTTTTTCTAATTCTTGTTCGCGGATGGTTTCAACTTTATTTCGCAGACAACTGATAGTAGAGACAGTTTCTAGACTACGCCACCAGACATCAAAAGCTTCCACTTCTTCATCTAAAAGCCTCTCTGCTTCCTGTGCCATCTTGCGGCGGCTTTCATAGTTTTGCGCCACTACCGCCTTCAAATCATCCACATTAAATGCTTGCACATTTTCTAGTTCATTGACATCGGTATGGACATTACGCGGCACAGAAATATCAAATAACATCAAAGGGCGGTTAGGCTCTAAAACTATTTCTAACTTCGCCCGATCAAGTATTGGCTCAGTAGCTGAAGTACTAGTAAATACAATATCGCCTTCGCCAATTACGGTCATCATTTCCGATAGCGAATGAGTGTAGATAGGATGTTCTGAAAACTGTTGTGCCAATTCCAGGGCGCGATCGCGAGAGCGATTTACTATACTAATTTGTGCAGCACCTTTAGAAATTAGATGTTGTACCAGCAAACGCGACATTTTGCCAGCACCTAAAATTACTACTCGGCAAGCAGCTAAATTTGCTACTTTCATCTGTGCCAACTCCACAGCTGCCGAACTTATAGAAACCGCACCAGTACCAATACTAGTTTCAGTGCGAACCCGTTTACCAGCTGTAATTGCTTGTTTAAATAATCGATTCAAAACTGTTTTTATACCATTGTATTGCTGTCCCAGCTTGTGAGTAGTCTTTACCTGAGCCAGAATTTGACCTTCGCCGAGTACCAGACTATCTAAGCCAGCCGCCACCCGCATAATGTGCATGACTGCATCATCATGCAGCAACATAAACAAGTGTTGTCGCAGAGACAAGGCAGGCAATTTACTGTATTCCGATAGAAATTGAGTAACTTCACGGATACCTTGCTCAACTTCACTGGTAACGATGTAGATTTCCAGGCGGTTACAAGTGCTAACAATTGCCACTTCATCAATATGAGGATAGCTGGAGAGTTGAGCGATCGCACTTTCGGTTTGTGGTTCTGGAATACTCAGCTTCTCACGGACTTCTACTGGGGCTGTTTTATGGCTTAACCCCACCACTGCAATATTCATTTCTTATCGGTAATTGGTAATGGGTTATGGGAAATTGGGCATGGGGCATGGGGCATGGGAATTGGGAATTGGTAATTGGTAATTGGTAATTGGTAATTGGGGATTAGAAAAATTTTTTCCCAGTCCCCAGTCACCAGTCACCAGTCCCCAGTCCCTAGTCCCCAGTCCCCAGTCCCTAATTACTAATGCAATTGCACAAGCTTAGGCTGGTCAACCATATGAATGGTATCCACAAAACGAGCAGTTTTTGATTGGCTGGAAATAACCAAGCTTTGAGTCCTTGCGCCGCCATTGAAGAAGCGTACACCTTGGATGAGATTACCGGTGGTAATACCGCAAGCTGCAAACAGAACTGTTTCACCAGATGCTAGTTCATGAGCATCGTAGACCTTATCGGGGTCATTGATATTCATAGACTTCAAACGGTCAAGGTTGGCTTCTTTGCTTTCTCCAATCAAACCAGTTTTCACTACTTCTGGATCGTAAATCAGTTGACCTTGGAAGTGTCCACCCAAAGCACGCATTGCGGCTGCGGATATTACACCTTCAGGCGCGGCACCGATACCCATCAGTGCGTGAATATTAGTACCAGCGAAGCCACAAGACAGCGCTGCACCCACGTCACCATCTGAAATTAGCTGCACTCTAGCGCCAGCAGAGCGGATTTCTTTAATCAAATCGTTGTGGCGATCGCGCTTCATTACTACTACCACAAGTTCATCAATAGAGCGGTCTAAAGCCTCCGAGAGAATCTTCAGGTTTTCTGTGGCTGATTTGTTGATGTCTACCTTACCCTTAGCGGCTGGTGGTGCTGCTAATTTCTTCATATAGAAGTCAGGCGCAGCAAATAACCCACCTTTTTCAGAAATTGCCAACACAGCCATTGAACCAGGTTGCCCGTAAGCTACCAAGTTGGTACCTTCACAGGGATCGACAGCAATGTCAATTTCGACTAATTCATCGGGGTTACACAACTCGTTGGCATCTTCACGAGTGCAGATACCAACTTCTTCCCCGATATACAGCATAGGGGCGTCATCACGTTCACCTTCTCCAATCACAATGCGACCGCGCATGTAAATTTTATTCATGCGCTCCCGCATAGCTTCCACTGCTACTTGGTCAGCAGTGTTTTTTTCGCCTTTACCCATCCACTTAGCGGATGCGATCGCGGCTTGCTCTACTACCTCAATAATCTCTAACCCAAGTGTATTTTCCACAGAGTCGCCCTCTCAACTGCTTGACTGTGCGTCGTTTTATCTGGCTATTTCAGTCTTTAAGTCTACCAAAGGGCGGTTACACCTGGGAAATACTCTCTAGTTGGTGCTGTGTTAAGTTTTGCTGCTAACCAACAAAATCAACCTGTTGCAGATTTTACTAATATTTTTGTACTAGTAAAAATTTCCTACGAGTACTATTCCCTTTCCCCCATTTGTGAAATAAGTCTAATGATCTACGCTAGAGATAACTCATAAAAATCCATAACATCAGAATATGCTGGACTTCCTTAACCCCCTTTTCGGTCGCCATCCAGAACGCATTAAAGCCAACGTAGAAATCTATACTTGGCAAACTTGCCCTTACTGCATCCGTGCCAAGCTGCTGCTGTGGTGGAAAGGTGTAAAATTTGTCGAATATAAAATCGACGGTAACGAAGTAGCCAGAGCTAAGATGGCAGAACGCGCCAATGGACGACGTACAGTACCGCAGATTTTTATCAATAATCAGCACATTGGTGGTTGTGATGACCTTTATGAGCTAGACGCAAAAGCTCAACTCGATCCACTTTTATTCCAAGTAACTAACTTGAAACTGCTGAGTCCTGAGTAAAAATAAAGTTTGGGTAGGGTGGTTATGATTTCAGCCTAACGCACCGTGTTATGCGCGGGTGCGTTAGGCTCTTTGATCATCGAAAATATCCGCCTAACACACCCTTGCATTCTGATTAAAAATCTGAGATTTTAGAAAGGACGAAGTTTCGACACTATACAAAAACATAAGCGCTCACACGCTGTTAATTCCAAAGCAACAGATAACAATAGCAGAAATAAAGAGTTGCTAAAAATTTTGATTGGAGTTGCCTGGATAGATGGTGTTATTCAACCAGAGGAACAACAATATTTACAACAGATTGTAACCAAAAAAGGCTTAATAGAAGATCCAGAGATCCAATCTTTGTTAGCGGGAACCAAACCAATTCAGCCTGATGAGTGTTATGAATATTTAAAAACTTACTTAGGAAGCTACCCTAGCACAGAAGATTATCAGGAATTGAGCGATACTCTTTGTACTTTGATTGAGAGCGATCGCAACATAGATAATCAAGAAGAAAAACTCCTCAAGACATTAAAAGAAACAAATGTAGTGGGAGGCCAGAATCTTCTCAATCGGTTTTTAGGTGTTTTGCTGACTAACAATTTTATTCCTGCGAAATTTCCCCAACTCTTGAAACCCACAGCAGAGGTCAAGCAAGGTTCTGTAACAGCGGAGATCTGGATAAGCTGCCCAAACCATTAATGAATGGTCTGCTCAAATATGATTTTGAAAATCATAGCTCAGTCACTCATTACTATGGTCAAGGACGCTTCGGAGGTGAGGGGGTATTTGTACCCCGACCTGGTGCCACTGCGGAAGATGACGGTTGGCTGTTAACTTATGTCTACGATACGCAGTTGGAAAGATCTGAATTACTGGTAATTAATGCCCAAGACATGGCATCTGAACCTGTAGCACGGGTACTGCTTCCCCAACGTGTCCCTTACGGTTTCCATGCTTTATGGGTTTCTGACACTTGAAACAAAGCAGGAGTGACGCAAGTCCCTAAATACACGGGGGGACAAAAAGACAAGGAAATAAGCAGAATAATCAATGCCCCATGTCCCATACCCAACAATAAATACCAACTGACAAAGGACAAATGACAGAAACAATAATTCAACCAGGCAAAGGTAAGACCTATTTATTAATGGGTGACTTGTACACTATTCTGGCTACAGGGGAAAATACAGGTGGAGTTTATGCGTCATCTGAGGTGCTAGTGCAACCTCAAGGCTATATACCACCTCACTTTCACGATCAAGAAGAAGCAAATTACCTTCTGGATGGGGAAATCGAGTATCAAATTGATGGCAAAACCATTGTTGCTACCCCAGGAACTTTTATTCATATTTCTAGAGGTCAAATTCATAGTTTTAAGAATCTTGGTTCAAAGCCTGCCAAATATATCTTGTGGACTACACCAGCTGGACTGGAAGAGTTTTTCCTAGAAGCAGGACAACTAGTAGAGCCAACTAATGAAGAAGAAAAGCTGAGTCTTTTAGGAAATGTTAATCCTGCCGATGTGGAAAAAGCGATCGCTTGTGCTGTCACAAAATATGGGATAAAATTTTTGCTTCCCGGTTCCCAGCCAGGTGGTGAGGAAAAATTAACCTGACAGATTGTGAGATTTCACATTGCCCATCTCGGCTTAACACTTTAGAAATATAAATCATATCATGTCCGTTTAAACACTTATGATATCTGTGGAGGTCGGTAATTGGGAACTTGTACTCTCGCAAGCCGAAGTATTGGTAATTGGTAATTGGTTTTGAGTATTACCTATTACCCATTACCTATTACCTATTACCAAGCAAACCGACTAGATCGTAAGTAATTAGCCGAACTTGATATCACTTGTCTTTCAAAACCACGTGATCCTATGTTTGAAAATTTTGAATATTGAGGTAATTTTAAATTTTTTAGCCCTAGACTTCAGTCTGTGGGCTATTTGCTCATACGATTTCTTTTTCAAAATTGTAGGACTTACGCGCATTGTCATATATCTTTGACAAAAATCGTCCAAAGTCAAGAGTCAAAAGTCCAAAAACCTTGGCTTTTTACCCTTGACTATTGACTCAAGACTGCCATCGCAGAAAATATGTGTGCCAGTTGCGTAAGTCCTGAATTGAAATGTTACATGTATTTTAGCTTAGTAACTCTGACAAAATTAAAAATCCAAAATCTAAAATCTAAAATCCAAAATGGTATTAATTGAATACCCAGAATATCTTCTACATCGGCAATGGATGAGCCACGCCTTAAAATTGGCACAAGCCGCAGGTGATGCTGGCGAAGTTCCTGTAGGTGCCGTTGTGGTTGATTCGAGTGGAAATTTGATTGCAGAAGGTGAAAACAGAAAAGAACGCGACAAAGATCCCACGGCTCACGCGGAAATCCTTGCTCTGAGGTCAGCTGCTCAAACTTTACAAAATTGGCATCTGAATCAATGCACTCTGTACGTAACTTTAGAACCTTGTCCAATGTGTGCTGGTGCTATTGTACAAGCACGTGTAGGAACACTCGTATATGCAGTAGATGATACAAAAACAGGGGCAATTCGTACTGTAACCAATATTCCTGATAGCGCGGCTTCTAATCACCGTCTGCGAGTTGTTGGAGGCATTCTAGAATCAGCCTGTCGTCAGTATTTGCAAGCTTGGTTTGCTACTCGGCGGCGTCAGAAAAATTAACAGACAGAGGGGAAACTGTCCAGTACCTACGACACAATTTACAAAAGAAAATTTACGGTGTAATTAATCAAGATTTTATTACATTCTTCCGGACAACCAGCAGCTACCATATATCATGCAATTTTACTCTTCCGATCATACTTACCAGGAAATATCAGCACCTACCCAAGCAAAATACGAGGTAGCTGATGTTACTTCGCGGGTTTCTCCTTGGCTAAGTTCTCTGGCGTATTTATTAGGGCGTAACCTTCTTTTACCATTATTCTTTGGAAAAATTAGAATTACCGGACAAAAAAATATTCCCATAAATGGCCCTGTGATTCTAGCTCCCACACATCGGGCACGTTGGGATTCTTTGCTTTTACCTTACGCTACTGGTCGTTGCGTCACAGGTCGAGACTTACGATTCATGGTGACTATTGATGAATGCCAAGGATTGCAAGGCTGGTTTGTCCGACGCTTGGGAGGTTTTCCTGTAAATGCTCGACACCCAGCCGTCAAAACTCTGCGTCACGCAGTGCAATTACTTCAAGAT
Above is a window of Nostoc sp. UHCC 0702 DNA encoding:
- the glpX gene encoding class II fructose-bisphosphatase, which encodes MENTLGLEIIEVVEQAAIASAKWMGKGEKNTADQVAVEAMRERMNKIYMRGRIVIGEGERDDAPMLYIGEEVGICTREDANELCNPDELVEIDIAVDPCEGTNLVAYGQPGSMAVLAISEKGGLFAAPDFYMKKLAAPPAAKGKVDINKSATENLKILSEALDRSIDELVVVVMKRDRHNDLIKEIRSAGARVQLISDGDVGAALSCGFAGTNIHALMGIGAAPEGVISAAAMRALGGHFQGQLIYDPEVVKTGLIGESKEANLDRLKSMNINDPDKVYDAHELASGETVLFAACGITTGNLIQGVRFFNGGARTQSLVISSQSKTARFVDTIHMVDQPKLVQLH
- the grxC gene encoding glutaredoxin 3, translating into MLDFLNPLFGRHPERIKANVEIYTWQTCPYCIRAKLLLWWKGVKFVEYKIDGNEVARAKMAERANGRRTVPQIFINNQHIGGCDDLYELDAKAQLDPLLFQVTNLKLLSPE
- a CDS encoding TerB family tellurite resistance protein — encoded protein: MQKHKRSHAVNSKATDNNSRNKELLKILIGVAWIDGVIQPEEQQYLQQIVTKKGLIEDPEIQSLLAGTKPIQPDECYEYLKTYLGSYPSTEDYQELSDTLCTLIESDRNIDNQEEKLLKTLKETNVVGGQNLLNRFLGVLLTNNFIPAKFPQLLKPTAEVKQGSVTAEIWISCPNH
- a CDS encoding carotenoid oxygenase family protein, encoding MSPTLETHSRGQARFCNSGDLDKLPKPLMNGLLKYDFENHSSVTHYYGQGRFGGEGVFVPRPGATAEDDGWLLTYVYDTQLERSELLVINAQDMASEPVARVLLPQRVPYGFHALWVSDT
- a CDS encoding cupin domain-containing protein, giving the protein MTETIIQPGKGKTYLLMGDLYTILATGENTGGVYASSEVLVQPQGYIPPHFHDQEEANYLLDGEIEYQIDGKTIVATPGTFIHISRGQIHSFKNLGSKPAKYILWTTPAGLEEFFLEAGQLVEPTNEEEKLSLLGNVNPADVEKAIACAVTKYGIKFLLPGSQPGGEEKLT
- a CDS encoding nucleoside deaminase codes for the protein MSHALKLAQAAGDAGEVPVGAVVVDSSGNLIAEGENRKERDKDPTAHAEILALRSAAQTLQNWHLNQCTLYVTLEPCPMCAGAIVQARVGTLVYAVDDTKTGAIRTVTNIPDSAASNHRLRVVGGILESACRQYLQAWFATRRRQKN
- a CDS encoding 1-acyl-sn-glycerol-3-phosphate acyltransferase yields the protein MQFYSSDHTYQEISAPTQAKYEVADVTSRVSPWLSSLAYLLGRNLLLPLFFGKIRITGQKNIPINGPVILAPTHRARWDSLLLPYATGRCVTGRDLRFMVTIDECQGLQGWFVRRLGGFPVNARHPAVKTLRHAVQLLQDKQMLVIYPEGNIFRDGKLHPLKPGISRLALNAELSSPGLGVKILPVSINYSQPYPHWGTDVSLHIGNAINVADYTNGRVKQNAKRLTEDLARVLQQLSHQKSAIKTHAFAEISKS